A window of the Fulvia fulva chromosome 11, complete sequence genome harbors these coding sequences:
- a CDS encoding Cytochrome P450 monooxygenase claM produces the protein MNSTAANVKPEPGLYGPDAAASPAIARYLIQGPSPLSIGLVVLIGAISSFLLQQFLKPAVNPLSPKFTSNTWPWLGSLGMMIGHWTFWKSCIKESKTGQFSFWLGRTHVVGLSGPDARKMFFEHPALDLHKATDLTPLGVNFWPIHAIFTPRDEKFQKSTYWLRTLTHLMKTPNMERCLPGVIQDARTGLEALKRDTPSGIINTPKVWPVVFKQTARVFMADDVTDDPKLWATTLGAIDTILHTFSPFNTLLPWIPEPSMIRRRMARRALLRVSRGIVRDRHASPKSASKNDAVQSLINLGDPDDNISEFMINAAFVGVVNAHVIFPQLLNALAVHLDWQDKVYKEVTEVADQHCKEQCLPLVDKLFHIPLSAWENSFPNAALMMEEISRIWTCFPTARFNTLYESIPIPGTSEVIPARTHAIYNSTEIHFNPKLYDRPASFRPDRFAPESQKTWDKEPHGLNTWGTGQRLCSGMRWAKLQQNILMAVALSLYRLEKCDKDGKPDPSAYEKQQAMDGDLDEEVAFVLPECFVKLIPRE, from the exons ATGAATTCAACAGCGGCCAACGTGAAGCCTGAGCCGGGTCTGTACGGTCCAGATGCAGCAGCGTCTCCTGCTATTGCACGATATCTGATTCAAGGCCCATCACCACTATCGATTGGCCTTGTTGTTTTGATCGGCGCCATTTCCAGCTTCCTATTGCAGCAATTCCTCAAGCCAGCTGTTAATCCACTATCGCCAAAGTTCACCTCCAACACTTGGCCATGGCTAGGCTCTCTGGGCATGATGATCGGACACTG GACCTTCTGGAAATCCTGTATCAAGGAGTCTAAGACTGGACAATTCAGCTTTTGGCTTGGCAGGACGCATGTGGTTGGCCTCTCTGGTCCAGACGCACGCAAGATGTTCTTCGAGCACCCAGCTTTGGATCTCCACAAGGCCACGGATCTTACGCCTTTGGGTGTGAACTTCTGGCCCATCCACGCCATCTTTACGCCGCGAGATGAGAAGTTTCAGAAGAGCACTTACTGGCTCAGGACATTGACGCACCTCATGAAGACGCCCAACATGGAGCGTTGCCTGCCCGGCGTTATCCAGGATGCTCGCACAGGCCTTGAGGCTCTTAAGCGAGACACACCTTCTGGCATTATCAACACGCCGAAAGTATGGCCCGTTGTCTTCAAGCAAACCGCTCGCGTGTTCATGGCCGACGATGTCACTGATGACCCAAAGTTGTGGGCGACAACACTGGGAGCTATTGATACCATTCTGCATACCTTCAGTCCATTCAACACCCTGCTTCCGTGGATTCCAGAGCCGAGCATGATACGACGTCGCATGGCTCGACGCGCACTTCTGCGTGTATCAAGAGGCATCGTGCGCGACCGACATGCGTCACCCAAGAGCGCCAGTAAGAATGATGCAGTACAGTCGCTCATCAACCTTGGCGATCCCGATGACAACATCTCCGAATTCATGATCAACGCTGCCTTCGTGGGAGTGGTGAATGCTCATGTCATATTCCCGCAGCTGCTCAACGCTCTAGCCGTCCACCTTGACTGGCAGGACAAGGTCTACAAGGAAGTCACAGAGGTAGCGGACCAGCATTGCAAAGAGCAGTGCCTGCCACTGGTAGACAAGCTTTTCCATATCCCGTTGTCAGCCTGGGAGAATTCTTTCCCAAACGCTGCCCTCATGATGGAGGAAATCAGCCGTATCTGGACTTGCTTCCCGACCGCCCGCTTCAACACTCTATATGAATCGATCCCAATCCCAGGAACGAGCGAAGTCATCCCAGCACGAACTCATGCCATCTACAACTCTACTGAGATCCATTTTAACCCCAAGCTCTACGACAGACCTGCTTCATTCCGGCCTGACCGTTTCGCGCCTGAGTCGCAGAAGACTTGGGATAAAGAACCACATGGAT TGAACACGTGGGGTACTGGACAACGACTGTGCTCGGGAATGCGCTGGGCAAAGCTGCAACAGAACATCTTGATGGCGGTTGCTCTATCTCTGTACAGATTGGAGAAGTGCGACAAGGATGGAAAGCCAGACCCATCGGCATACGAAAAGCAACAAGCCATGGACGGCGATCTCGACGAGGAGGTGGCTTTTGTGCTTCCAGAATGTTTCGTCAAGCTCATTCCAAGGGAGTGA
- a CDS encoding Oxidoreductase claN produces MSYTWLITRASSGRGAAIALAALEAGHKVIAGARNPAKASQVRPEIQNQGGTWLRLDDSTADVRHVIAKAAKEHGLNVLVNNAGGYALRGVLEDFSETELYQQMETNFFGPIRAIQGALPWSRAQKPGTIFNISSTSDITGFTGFSLYAASKAALEGASEALYGELALFGIRVLVVQPGASRTKFQSAGPRPAVSEACVGTTVDAILQRAVGMAAERRVILFRRRRSIRSSQEPDSAALIGRALASLNYASCLASGCD; encoded by the exons ATGTCATACACCTGGCTCATAACCCGCGCATCGTCAGGCCGAGGCGCCGCCATTGCTCTCGCAGCCTTAGAAGCCGGCCACAAAGTCATAGCAGGCGCCCGTAACCCAGCAAAAGCCTCGCAGGTGCGCCCAGAGATCCAGAACCAAGGCGGCACATGGCTCAGACTCGACGACTCAACTGCAGATGTTCGGCACGTCATCGCAAAAGCAGCAAAAGAGCACGGATTGAACGTCCTTGTCAATAATGCAGGGGGCTATGCTCTTCGCGGAGTCTTAGAAGACTTCAG CGAGACGGAATTGTATCAACAGATGGAAACCAACTTCTTCGGTCCTATACGCGCAATCCAAGGAGCCCTCCCATGGTCTCGTGCCCAGAAGCCAGGCACGATCTTCAACATTAGTAGTACGTCCGACATAACCGGATTTACAGGCTTCTCGCTCTACGCCGCGAGCAAAGCCGCTCTAGAAGGGGCGTCGGAAGCGCTCTATGGCGAGCTTGCACTCTTCGGGATTCGTGTCCTCGTCGTCCAGCCGGGAGCGTCTCGAACCAAGTTCCAAAGCGCAGGACCAAGACCAGCGGTGTCGGAGGCGTGTGTTGGGACGACAGTTGATGCGATTCTGCAGCGAGCTGTTGGAATGGCGGCAGAGAGACGGGTGATCTTATTCCGCCGAAGGCGGTCTATAAGAAGCAGCCAGGAGCCGGACAGCGCAGCGTTGATTGGACGAGCGTTAGCGAGCCTCAATTACGCTAGCTGTCTGGCGAGTGGCTGCGATTAG
- a CDS encoding Ecp34, which produces MLLSALTVLLLPTMSIAEGWRCICQLPYVDDPSWTTDDACKAINRKRSISPRSDRVTCCFFDDSYTEKFKKACSDEGVNFGGQCFGIPCPFW; this is translated from the exons ATGCTCTTAAGCGCTCTAACCGTATTGTTGTTGCCTACTATGAG TATTGCGGAGGGCTGGCGCTGCATTTGTCAATTGCCGTATGTTGACGATCCTTCTTGGACCACCGACGACGCGTGCAAGGCTATCAACCGGAAGCGATCCATCTCTCCTCGTTCAGACAGAGTCACTTGCTGTTTTTTCGACGATAGCTACACCGAGAAGTTCAAAAAAGCATGTAGCGACGAAGGGGTGAACTTCGGCGGCCAATGCTTTGGAATACCCTGCCCTTTTTGGTGA